A segment of the Deinococcus radiopugnans ATCC 19172 genome:
TCTGCGGCTGCTGCCGAACGGGCGCTACGAGGACACCGGGCAGAGTTTTACCGCCCTGACCAGTCCCAACATCACGGCAGGCTCGGGGGGCAAGCAGGCGACGGGTGGCACGTGGAGCTACGACGCGGCCTCGTACACGCTGACCCTGAAGCCGGACAGTGGCGGCAGCCGCAGCGGCCCCACCTACACCCAGGTGTTCAGTCCGGCCAACCGGCAGATCCGGGGGGACAAGAGTGTGGACTGGCTGCTGCTGGGGGCCGACAGCTGGTGGAAGAGCAAATAGGGCGCGTGGCCTGTGCGCGTCAGTCCAGCACCACCACGGACTTCCCCCTGGCGTGCCGGGTTTCGGTCTTTTTCAGGGCGGCCAATGCTTCGGCAAATGGGTACTCGTTCTCGATTACCAGCCCAATGTCACCGCTGGCGATGCTGTTCACCAGCTCGGCGAATTTCGCCTGGGTGGCCGGGCTGTGGCCGATCTGCTGCACCGTGCTGCCCCGCTCGGGCGTGACCTGGGCGCTGTCCCCGGAAACGGTCACCACCCGGCCGCCGTCCCGCACGGTTTTCAGGCTGTCGCTGCCCGTTCCCGGCTGAATCGCCAGCGCGGCGTCCAACCCGCCCCCGGCCCAGGCGCGCACCTGCTGCGGCCACTCGGCCTCGTGGTAGTCGACGGCGAGTTCCAGTCCCAGCCCCCGCATGTAGGCGTGGTTGCCCGCCGACGCCGAACCGGCCACCCGGACGCCCTGGGCCGCCGCCAACCCAATCACCAGACTGCCAATCGCGCCGGAGGCCCCGGCCACGAACAGGGTCTGGCCCCGCCGCAGCCCCAGCGCGTTCAGGCTCTCCAGGGCGGCCTTGCCCGCCACCGGCAGCGCTGCCCCCTGGGCGAAGGTCAGTCCGGCGGGCAGCGGCACCAGCGCGTCGCTGCGGACGGCGGCGTACTCGGCCCACGCGCCGCCCTGCGGCTGCAGGCTGGTGGTGAACATCACCCGGTCACCCACGGCCACGCCCGTGACCTGGGGGCCGAGTTCCGCCACCGTGCCGGCACCCTCCGTGCCGATGGGATACGGGAACGCCACGCCCCGCGGAATGAAGGAGCGGTCATGAATGCCCACCCCGAAGGCGTGCACCTGAACCCGCACCTCATCCCGGCCGATGTTCGGGAGCGGCACATCCAGCAGCCTGACCTCGCCGCTGTCGGCGGCGGTTCGCGCGTAGGCTTTCATCATCGTCATCACAAACCTCCTGTCTGAAGTTCCTGAGCGTCCGGAACGCTGTTCAGGCCTCCGGATGTGTTCGTCTGCCGCCGGGTTGAGTACGGGCCGTGTTCACTCCGGCAAGCTGGAGCGCAGCAGCTCAAAGTCGCCGGACAGCCCGTAAGCGCCCACGGCGGCGGGCAGCAGCAGCGACTCGAACTGGCCCAGGGTGTGTCGCTCGCCGCCCGCTTCCACCTGCGCCTCGCCCCGCGTCACCGTCAGGACGTGGAAACTCTGCCCGGCGGTGTCGCCTGCCAGCGTGCCGCCGCCGCTGCCCAGGCGCTCCAGCACGAAGTAATCGCAGCGGGTCAGCTGCTGCACGGCGGCCCCAGCGGCTGGTGGGGGCGAGGCCGGTGCGGGCCAGGGCCGGGCCACCGCCGCACTTTTTTCAAGATGCAGGGCGCGGCCAGCGGCGGCGGGGCGGTCCCAGTCGTGGATGCGGTAGGTCAGATCGCTGGTCTGCTGGACCTCGTACAGGAAGACCCCTGGCCCCAGCGCGTGCACGGTGCCGGCGGGAATCAGGAAGGTGTCCCTGGCGTGAACCGGGGTGTACGCCACATGCTCCATCACTTTTCCGTCCAGAATTGCCGCGCGGAGAGTGTCCTGCGGGGTGCCCTCGCGGATGCCCGCGATGATCTGCGCGCCCCCATCGGCGTCCAGCACCTGCCACGCCTCGGTCTTGCCCAGAAAACCCGCGCCCTCCAGTTCGCGGGCCTGCGCGTCGTCCGGGTGCACCTGCACGCTCAGCCACTCGGCGCAGTCCAGCAGCTTGATCAGCAGCGGAAAGCGGGCAGAGGTGGCGCGGCGCCCCAGCAACTCTTCCGGAAACTGCGCCGAGAGTTCGGCCAGCGTCTGTCCGGTGTGCGGGCCACCCGACACTCGGTTGTCCTCGCCCACCACCCACGCCTCGCCGATCTTCCTGCTGGTGTCGCCGCCCGCTGGAATCAGGCGCGTGCCGCCCCACACGCGCTCGACGAGCCTGGACTCCAGCGGCAGGGGAGAGGTGAGGGTCTGGGTCATGCCCGCATGATAGGAGACGGGGGCCAGACCGCGCGGCCTGCCCCCCGTCCCTGAACGCTTGCCCAGGTTTATACGGATTCCGTCTGTTTCGTTGACAAACCGGGACAGCGCCGGTTTGCCAACTCCACGCCCGGAAGCCGTTCTCCTCCTTCTCGCGTCCGCTCGGATGTCCATCGTTTTCGCAAACGATTCCATCGGAGTCCGTATTACATGTGCAAGGCGCGCTTGTCGGCGGCCAGCGCCGCTTCCTTGACCACTTCGCTGAGGGTGGGGTGGGCGTGGATGGTGCGCGCCAGGTCTTCACTGCTGCCGCCGAATTCCATGATCGCCACCGTCTCGCCGATCAGCTCGGACACGTTGGGGCCGACCATGTGGACGCCCAGCAGCTTGTCGGTGTCGGCGTCGGCCACCACCTTCACGAAGCCGCGCGGATCGCCGTGGCCCAGCGCGCGCCCGTTGGCGCTGAAGGGGAACTGCCCGGTCTTGACCTTGTGCCCCGCGTCCTTGGCGGCCTTCTCGGTCAGCCCCGCCCAGGCGATCTCAGGGCTGGTGTAGATCACCCAGGGAATCACGTCGTAGTTGACGTGCCCGGCCTGCCCCGCCAGCATCTCGGCCAGAGCCACGCCTTCCTCTTCCGCCTTGTGCGCCAGCATCGCGCCGCCAATCACGTCGCCGATGGCGTAGATGCCCTTCAGGTTGGTGCGGTAGTGACTTTCCACCTTGACGTAACCGCGCTCGTCCAGGCCCAGCCCCACCGCGTCCGCGCCCAGGCCCGCCGTATGCGGCACGCGCCCGATGCTCACGATCAGTTTGTCGAACTGCGCGGTCACCTCTTTTTCTTTCTCGGTATAGGTGACGGTCACACCTGCGTCATTTTGCTCGACTTTAGTGATATTCACGCCGAAGTGGAAGTCCAGCCCCTGCTTCTTGAACTGCTTGAGGGCCTCCTTGGAGACGGCGTCGTCGGCGGACATCAGGAAGCCAGGCAGGGCTTCCAGGATGGTCACGTCCGCGCCCAGGCGACGCCACACGCTGCCCAACTCCACGCCGATCACGCCCGCGCCGACCACGCCCAGCTTTTTGGGGACTTCCGTGAAGTTCAGCGCGCCGCTGTTCTCCACCACGTGCCCGCCGAAGGGGGCCAGCGGCAGCTCGCGGGGGCTGCTGCCCGTCGCCACGATCACGTTTTTGGCCTTCACCTCGGTGCCGGCGGCGTCCACGATCCATTCGTCGCCGTCCTGCCGCACCAGCTTGCCCAGACCGGAAATCGAGGTGATCTTGTTCTTCTTGAACAGGTAGGCGATGCCGCCGGTCAGCTTGTCCACCACGCCGATCTTGCGCGACAGCATCTTGCCCACGTCCATGTTCAGGCCGTCCACCGCGATGCCGTGATCGGC
Coding sequences within it:
- the lpdA gene encoding dihydrolipoyl dehydrogenase produces the protein MDSYDVLVIGGGPAGYVAAIRAAQLGFKTACVDDFTRDGKPSLGGTCLNVGCIPSKALLDSSEKFEMIQHDAADHGIAVDGLNMDVGKMLSRKIGVVDKLTGGIAYLFKKNKITSISGLGKLVRQDGDEWIVDAAGTEVKAKNVIVATGSSPRELPLAPFGGHVVENSGALNFTEVPKKLGVVGAGVIGVELGSVWRRLGADVTILEALPGFLMSADDAVSKEALKQFKKQGLDFHFGVNITKVEQNDAGVTVTYTEKEKEVTAQFDKLIVSIGRVPHTAGLGADAVGLGLDERGYVKVESHYRTNLKGIYAIGDVIGGAMLAHKAEEEGVALAEMLAGQAGHVNYDVIPWVIYTSPEIAWAGLTEKAAKDAGHKVKTGQFPFSANGRALGHGDPRGFVKVVADADTDKLLGVHMVGPNVSELIGETVAIMEFGGSSEDLARTIHAHPTLSEVVKEAALAADKRALHM
- a CDS encoding NADP-dependent oxidoreductase, whose translation is MTMMKAYARTAADSGEVRLLDVPLPNIGRDEVRVQVHAFGVGIHDRSFIPRGVAFPYPIGTEGAGTVAELGPQVTGVAVGDRVMFTTSLQPQGGAWAEYAAVRSDALVPLPAGLTFAQGAALPVAGKAALESLNALGLRRGQTLFVAGASGAIGSLVIGLAAAQGVRVAGSASAGNHAYMRGLGLELAVDYHEAEWPQQVRAWAGGGLDAALAIQPGTGSDSLKTVRDGGRVVTVSGDSAQVTPERGSTVQQIGHSPATQAKFAELVNSIASGDIGLVIENEYPFAEALAALKKTETRHARGKSVVVLD
- a CDS encoding type I phosphomannose isomerase catalytic subunit, coding for MTQTLTSPLPLESRLVERVWGGTRLIPAGGDTSRKIGEAWVVGEDNRVSGGPHTGQTLAELSAQFPEELLGRRATSARFPLLIKLLDCAEWLSVQVHPDDAQARELEGAGFLGKTEAWQVLDADGGAQIIAGIREGTPQDTLRAAILDGKVMEHVAYTPVHARDTFLIPAGTVHALGPGVFLYEVQQTSDLTYRIHDWDRPAAAGRALHLEKSAAVARPWPAPASPPPAAGAAVQQLTRCDYFVLERLGSGGGTLAGDTAGQSFHVLTVTRGEAQVEAGGERHTLGQFESLLLPAAVGAYGLSGDFELLRSSLPE